GCGTCATCGGCCCGTAGCGGAGAAAGGGGAATAAACTGAATTATTAACGGATTTGTCCCCTAGAGCCAGAAAATTCCTGGCCTTCGGGAAAAAAGTGTCGACCAGGGGCCGCGGCTGTCACTCCCCGTTTTTCAGCGCTTGAGCTGATAGCGGCGAACGTTGGCGTTATGCTCGGCGAGGGTTTTGGCGAAGATGTGGGTGCCGTCCCCTTTGGCGACAAAATAATAATAGTCGCTTCGGGCGGGAAAGGCCACGGCGCGCAGGGCTTCCTCCCCGGGATTGGCGATGGGGCCGATGGGCAGGCCGGGGATGCGGTAGGTATTATAGGGGGTCGTCGTTTGCAGATGTCGGCGGGTCAGGTTGCCGTCGAAGTTTTCGATGCCGTAGATCACCGTCGGGTCGGCCTGCAGGGGCATCCCCACCGTCAGGCGGTTGTGAAAGACCGAGGCGATCAACGGCATCTCCTCGCGATTGCCCGCCTCCTTCTGCACGATCGAGGCGAGAATCACCAGTTCTTTGAGCCCGAGCCCCCGCTCTTTCGCGCCGGCGAGGATCTCCGGGGTCAGGCGGCGGCGAAACTCCTTGACCATCGTCTCGATCAGCGCCTTTTCGTCCATGCCGCGGGTCAGCTGGTAGGTTTCAGGGAAGAGGTAGCCTTCCAGGGAGGGGCCGTCGATCTTCAGGCGTTCGCGTCTTTCCGGCGATTGCGCCAGACGCAGAAAGGTTTCGGCGGAGCCGCGTCCTTCCGCTTCCAGGCGGGCGGCGATCTCCCTTAGGGTCCAGCCCTCGGGGACGGTGAAAGGATGAAGGAGGACATCGCCGGCCAGCAGGCGGTTCAGGATTTGCTCGGGGGTGGCGGCTCCGGCGAAGGCGTACTCTCCCGCCTTGATCCGCTGGGTCGCCTTGTGCCGGCGGGCCAGCAGCTTGAAAAGGCGAGCATCGGCGACGACGCCGGCGGTCGCCAGCTCCTCGGCGACCCGGGCGAAGGGTGCTCCGGCGGGGATTTCCACCACCTGTCGTTGCGGAGGGGCCACCGGCCGGTCGAGAAACCGGCGCACATGCAGAACCGGCAGGATCAGGGCGAGAATGATCAGGGCCGCCAGGACGGCGAACAGTTTTCGGCGACGGAGCATCAGAAGTTGAACTTGTTTTCGCTGCCGTTGCGCAGGCGCTCGATGTTGGCGCGGTGGCGGACGATGACCATGGCGGCGATGAAGAGGGCGGCGCCGAAAAACCAGACGGAGCCTTCGAAGAGCAGGACCAGCCAGGGGATGGCGGCGGCGGCGCTGATCGAGCCGAGGGAGATGTAGCGCCATTTCCACAGGACCAGGGCGAAGACGGCAAAGGCGACCAGCACCGCCTTGGGCGACAGGACCAGGAAGATGCCGAGGGCCGTGGCCACCCCCTTGCCCCCTTTGAAGCCGAGGTAGACCGGGTAGAGATGGCCGAGGAAGGTGGCGGCGGCGATCAGGGCGATCTGGGCGGGGGAGAAGCTGGTGGCCTGGGCGGCGAAAAGGGTCGGCAGCACCCCCTTGAGGGCGTCACCGATCAGGGTAGCGATGCCCAGACCCCGACCGGCCACCCGGTAGACGTTGGTGGCGCCGATGTTGCCGCTGCCGGCCTGGCGGATGTCTTCCTTGCCGAAGAGCCGGGTGAGGACGATGCCGCAGGGAATGGCGCCGATCAGGTAGGCAATGATGATGAAGAGGATGACGCTCACGGGATTCTCCAACGGGAGGAAGATGCGGCCCGGGGCCGTTTCGAGCCGGTTTTTGGCGGACTCTCCCGCCCCCGCTCCGGGGGGCGAAAAGCACCTGCTTCTACCACGGGACCGGGGAAAAATCAAGGAGACTGCCGCTCTCCCCGCGCGGGGAGAGCGGCCTTATAAAAAAACCGGGGCCGACAGGTTGTCCCGTCGGCCCCAGTGATTGGATCGATGTACGAGATCGCTTTCGATCTCAGAAGGAATATTGCAGGTTCAGGCTCGTTTTCGAGTCGTCTTTCTTCACCTCTTCGGCGGGGTCGCTGTCATGCTCCCAGACGTTGGCCAGGCGCAGCGACCAGGGGCCGGCGATGGTGGTGGTCAGGTCGGCCTCGTTGCGGCTGGTGAACTCGCCCCCCTGCTCCAGGCTCGGATAGACCGTCAGGTTGTTGCTGAAGGTGGCGTAGTCGGAGAGCTTGTAACGGAACTTCATGCCGAGCCGGGCGGTCATCCACTGATCGTCCTCGCCGTCGATGTTGTCCTCGGAAAAATAGGCGACGCCGGCTTCGAAAGCCAGGGCCTTGATGTCGTCTTCCCAGACCTGATAGCCGACACCGGGGCCGACGATGGTGCGCAGGTTGAGATCCTTGAACTTGTCTTTGAGCAGTTCCACGCTCAGGTAACCGTAGAATTTCTCGGTGAAGAAGTAGTCGTATTTGAGCGCCCCGTAAATATCGCGGGTCGTCAGCTCACCGTCTTCCTCGGCATAGTTGTAGAGGAAGGTCAGGTTGTATCGGTCCTTGAGGCTGCGACGGGTGGCATCGGCGCCGAAGTTCACGCTGGTGCGGTCGGTGTTGCCCGACTGGGCGAAGGCGCCGAGAAAGACCTTGCCGTCCCAGGTCCAGGGGGGCGGGGGCTCGACGTTGATCGAAGCGACCTTCGCCCATTCCACATCGGCGGCGCCCCGGGCGTCACCGGCCGTGACCTGCAAGGCATCGACATCCCCCTGCAGTGGCCCGGTCAAGATCTCGCCCCCCTCCAGGCGGACATCTACCGGTTGTTCCGTTTCGATGCGCTGTACGGCATCGGTCTTGAGCTCGATCTTTTCGGCGTAGTCGGTCTTCAGGGTGAGCAGGCCCTTTTCGGCGCTGATCACCGTGCCGGTGATGCGGTCGCCATTTTTCAGCACGATCTGGTCGGCACCGGCGAACGAGACGCCGGCAAGGGACAGGCAAAGGAGCAGAGGGGTGATTTTCTTTTTCATTGAGCCTCCATGGTCAACACCATTCGATAGGATGTAAATGACACGGGACGCAGCCCGTGTCGCGAAATCGATGGATAAAAATCATTGGAGATCTTTTATCATAAAAATAAATTCGAGGCAATTGTGATGTCGCCCCTCGGTGCGGCAAAGAGGAACCCGCGTCTTCTGCCTTTTCTTCACGGGGAGATTTTCACATTTTTTCCTTATTTCTTGCATAGTCGAGAGGCATAATTGGGTGTAAAGATAGCCGCAAACCGGCACCTGCTTCGTTTGTCGCGCCGCGCGCGCCGGTTTTCAGGGAGGTAACGATGAAAAAAACCACTTCTTTGCTGCGCTACGTTTTGGAAAGACTGCTCCCCGCGATCCTGCTTCTGCTGGTGTGCGGGGCAGCGGCGACGGCGGAGGATTATACCGACGGCCACTACAGCCGCGAAGAGCTCGCCCAGATGCTTGCGCCCATCGCCCTTTATCCCGACAGCCTCCTTTCCCAGGTGTTGATGGCTGCGACCTATCCGGTGGAAGTGGTCGAAGCCGACCGTTGGGTCAAGGATCATCCCGATTTGCGGGATGAGGCGCTGGATGAGGCGCTCCTCGACCAGGACTGGGATGCCGGCGTCAAGGCGCTCTGCCATTTCCCCGCGGTTCTGGCCCTGATGAGCGAACGCATCGGCGAGACCTCGCGCATCGGCGACGCCTTCCTCGCTCAGGAAGAAGAGGTCATGGCGATGGTTCAGGAGCTCAGGGCCAAAGCCCGCGCCCAGGGGAATCTCGCCAGCACCTCTGAACAGCGGGTCTGGGCCGATGCCGACGCCATCATCATCGAGCCGACCGATCCCCGGGTGGTCTACGTTCCCTATTACGATCCCGTCACCGTTTACGGTTCCTGGTGGTATCCCGATTATCCCCCCTATTACTGGACCCCGGCGGGCGCCAGCCTCGGGGTCGGGCTCTCTTTCTGGCCGGGGGTCTATTTCGGCTTCTCCTTTTCCAACTGGAGTCGTTTCGACTGGCGGCAGCGCTACATCCATATCGACAGCCACCGCCGCCCGCGCTATGTCCATCACGACCGCTGGCGGTACAACCCCGGGCGCTGGGAGCGCGGCTTAAACCATCGCTCCACGGGCATCCGTCACGCCCCGCCCCCGGCGCGCCTGCGGAATGTTCCCGTCGAGCCGCGCCGGCGCCCCGACGTTTTCCGGCCCGCGACCGGTTGGCCGAGTTCCGACCCCAGGCATTTCGACCGCATTCGCCAGGATCTCGAGCGCCGTGATATCGACCGCCGGTCCAGGGATTTTCAGAATCGGGAGAAACGGGAGCGGCGCCCTGCGTTCGAGCGAGGGCAGAATCTGCAGCGCCCGGGCAAGGACGGTCAGTGGCAGCGTCCAGGGGATAGACAGCGTGCGACCGCGCCGCCCCGTAACGACCGGGGCGTGCGTTTGCGGGATATCGTCCCGCCTAAGCCCAACTCCCCCGCCGTCAGGGCACCGCAAGCGCCGGTGCAGAGAGGCAGCGACCACAAAGGCCAAGGTCTGCGCCGCGTGGTTCCGAGCCCCATGACCATCGAAAAAGGCCCGCCCCCGGTAACCGCCCCCGTCCCAGGTCCGCGTAAGGACCGGGGTGAAGGGCACGGCAGGTTGCGTCCGCAAGGGCAGTGACGACTTCGGTGACGCTCAGACACCGGGCTTCGACTCCGCTCAACTTCCGGGGAGCCGTCGGTCCCTGAGCGGAGTCGAAGGGAATCGTGGTCTCAGCCAGGGGACCAGGCGACGGCTGATGGGGGATGCGGCGGGCATGGTCTCTTCCTTAATTGAAAACGCCGACGACCAGATAGGCAGTATAGCCGACATAGCAGGCCAGGAGCACGGTGCCTTCGAGGCGGTTGATGCGACCGGGGCCGCGGAATCCGAAGCCGATGACGAAAAGGGCCAAGGTGAGAGCTCCCATGACCACCATATCCCGAGTCAAAACTTCAGGCGCGACCGGCATAGGTCGAATCGCGCCGGCAATGCCGACCACCGCCAGGGTGTTGAAGAGGTTGGAGCCGAGGATGTTGCCCAGGGCGATATCGTGCTCCCCCTTGCGTGCCGCGATGACCGAGGAAGCCAGTTCCGGCAGCGAAGTGCCGACGGCGACGATGGTCAGGCCGATGATCAGGTCGCTCACCCCGAAACCGTGGGCGATTTCCACCGCCCCCCAGACAAGGATGCGGGAACTGGCGATGAGCAGCAGCAAACCGACAACGACCCAGAGGAGCGCCCGGTTCATCGGCATCGTCTGACCGGTCAGTTCCGCCTCCATCTCCTGCCCCAGCGCATCGGTCTTTTTCCTCACCCCCTGAACAATCGTCCAGGTCATCAGCCCGGCGAAAACCCCCAGCAGCACCAGGGCGTCGATCCGGGTCAGGGCTCCATCCCCAATCTGCCAGGCCGCCAGCAGGGTCACGGCGGTTAACATCGGCAACTCCTTGCGCAGGACCTGCGAATGCACGGCAATCGGGCTGATCAGGGCGGTGATCCCGAGAATCAGGGCGATATTGGTGATGTTCGAGCCGTAGGCGTTGCCCAGGGCGATCCCTGGGTTGTTCTGCATCGCCGCGAGGGCCGATACCAGCATTTCCGGCGCCGAGGTACCGAAGCCGACGATCACCATGCCGATCAACAGCGGCGGCATGCCGAAGTGCCGGGCGACCGAGGCGGAGCCGTCGACAAAGCGGTCGGCGCTCCAGACGAGAAGAACCAAACCAAAAAGCACGGCCAAAAACGGGACAAGCATAACGATTCCTCCGTGAAGATTGTTCCGATCAGTTTACAACGGACGGGGATTTTCGTTCATCAAAACCACTCCATGAAGGCCGAACCGGACCAACCTCCGGTCCGGCCTTTCGTCGATTATTTAAGAGGTTCCACCCCGGGCCGCCGGCTTAGGGATGGACGATGCTTTTCCCAGAAGAGAATCAGGGCGCTGGCGACGAAGACGGTGGAATAGGTTCCGGCAATGACACCCACGAGCATGGCGAAGGCGAAGCCGTGGATGACGTTCCCGCCGAAGAGATACAGGGAAAGCACAACCAGCAGGGTTGTTCCCGAGGTCAGAATGGTGCGGGACAGGGTTTCGTTGATGCTGCGATTGACCGTCTCCGGAAAGGTTTCATCCAGATTCCGGTCGAGTTTTTCACGAATGCGGTCGAAGATGACGATGGTGTCGTTGAGGGAGTAGCCGATGATGGTCAGCATCGCCGCGACAATGGTCAGGTCGATCTCGATGTCGAAGATGGAGAGAAACCCCAGGGTGACGAGCACGTCATGGGCCAGCGCCACGATGGCGGCCACGCCGGAGCGAAATTCAAAGCGCCAGGAAATGTAGATCAGCGTGCCGATCATGGCGTAAGCCAGGGACAGCAGTCCCTTGGTCCGCAGATCCTTGCCCACCTGCGGGCCGACCATTTCACTGCGCAACACCTCCAGGCCGCTGTCGTCCGAGCCGTTTTTCAGCGCCTGTTCGATTTTTTGCGTGAAATGGCTCATTTCATCCTCGGTCTGCTGCGCCCGAATGAGAAATTCGTTCTCCCCGTCGCCAAACTGCTGGACGGTCAGGGACTCCAGCGTCAATTCCGCCAGATAGTCTTTGATGATGGACGCTGTAACCGGGCCGGAGAAACGGACCTGAACCAGGGTGCCGCCGGAAAAGTCGACGCCGTAGCTGGGGCCGCCCTTGAGGACCAGGGACAGGGCGCCGGCGAGGATCACCAGCAGGCACAGAATGACGGCGATGCGGTTTTTACCGACGAAATCGAAATTACTTTTGGGGTTGATGATCTGCATAAGGTCTCCCAGGCTATTGCCGAGGGGGCGAAAGCATGCCCCGGCGGCAGCAGGTCGAAGGCAAAAGGGGGCACGATGATCGAGGTACCTACGAGGATGCGAGTCTCGCCGGCAGAGGACGGATCACGCCCAAAGGGCGCCGGAACAACCGACCTGCCGGCGGCAGGCGCCAAGGGGCTTTCCCTGTTTGCGAGTTGTCGCGAACAGGCCTACAAACTTCGAATTATGCGCTGGGGGGGAGGGCGGGGAAGGGACGGAGACTGCCAGACGGCTGGGAGAAGAAGCGAAGGGGCATTGTCCCAGAGAGGGCACGGGAGCGCTACCCTGGAATCGGTAATGCAGGTCCCGATTGCGGGAAGGGCGATAAAGACGTCGATGAGGGGCTGAACGGAGGTGGATTTCTGCGTAGGTGTCGCCACCAACTCCAGCGCAGCCGTGGGGGCGGCGAGGCTGTCGTATTGTCGGGATAGTTGGGAGGGAGCGGGGGGGAAGGCCAAACCCAGGGCCAGGCTGAAGGCGACGACCAACCAGGTCCAGAGGAGGACTGCCCGTGAAAAGTTGTGCCGTGAGAGGGTTTGTCCTGACATGCTCGCCGTCCGCTTTCCTTTGCCGCAACCATCGAATGTGGGCGCATCGTAGATGAGCGTCACGGGGAAGTCCAGCGAATTAAAAGGGACGCGGGACCCACGCATGAGAGGGTGTTTCAGGGGGTCGTTAACGGCCTGTCGTCTTTCTCACGAGCATTGATCCTTGCCGCTTTTCAATTCCGTCATCAACTTAACCACCGCCCGTTCCTTGGCTTTGGCTTCGATATCGACCGTCATGGTCCGTCCCCTCCAGCAGGAGGGCACATCCGCCGGATCGATGTAATCGGCGTGGGGCTTGGGATCTCTCGCGGCCCAGCCGTCCCGGGGGGACGACAGATGGCAGTAGGGCTCGCGATGGGAGATCCTCCAGGTTTCCGCCGCCAGTTGGGTCGCCTCCTCGATGGACAGACCGTCGGGATGACAGCGGTGATGGTGGACATCGTACACGAGGGGAATGGAAAGCCGCGCGCAGGTCGGCAACAGATCGCGCACGCTGTAGCTTTGGTCATCATTTTCCAGCGTCAGCCGGGTTCTGACGGCTTCGGGAAGATCGGCGAAAACCTGATAGAATCTTTCCAGCGCCAGCTGTTTGTCGCCATAGACGCCTCCGGCATGGACATTGATGATATCCGCGCCCACTTCCTCCGCCAAGGAGGCTTGGTACTCCAGTTCACGGATTGAACTGGCGACTACCGCCGGATGCGGCGAAGACAATACGACAAACTGATCAGGATGAAAGCTGAGGCGGAGGTCATGCCGGCGGGCAAAAGTCCTGGTCTCGCCCAGCAGGCGCCTGATGGCATCCCCCTCGGGGAGGTCGTCGAGGTCGTAGCCGACTTCCGGGTGGGTCATGCGCGGGAACAGAGGCGACATGATGCGAAAGGCGCCGATGCCGAGCCTGTGGCAGGCTTGTACGGCGTGCAGCAGATTGCGGGCATTGTCATGACAGAGAGCGGACAGTTTAAGGAGCTGTTCGCTCCGGGGCATGGCGCGCAGCGCTTTGGCGGTAGTCGTGCGGAAGGCAATGTTCTCATCCTTGAACAGGCAGCATAAACCAAAACGCATAGGGCTGGACCTCATCATTCGGTACGAGCACAGGTGATTCAGTCTTCGAAAGGGAATGGCCGGATGACTCAACCACGGGGCATGTTCTCACACTTGAAACCTCTTTGCCACCGCCGTGGCTGGGTCTTTTGTCTACTGCTGCTGGCGCTCAATTTCATGATCCCCGCCCCCGCGAACGCCCTGACCGTTGAAAATATTACCTTTGCCGACAGCACCATCATCGGAGGAAAACCGGTGCCGCTGCGCAATGCGGCATTGCTGCGCTATCTGAAGGTGATAAAGGCCTACGTGGCGGCCCTCTACCTGCCGGAGGGGGTCAAGGCGGAAGCGGTCCTCTCCGATGTGCCGAAACGTCTTGAACTCAGCTACCTGGTGTCGATCCAGGGGCCGGATTTCGACAAGGGAGCCGCACCGGTTCTCGCCCGCAACCAGACTTCGGCGGAACTTTCCCGGTTGCAAGGGCGCCTCGACAAGCTCAATGCCGCCTACCGGGACGTCAAGCCCGGGGATCGCTACACCCTGACCTATCTGCCGGGACGGGGAACGGAACTCGCCCTGAACGGCAGTCCGCTGATCGTCATCGAGGGGGCCGATTTCGCCGCCGCCTATTTCGGCATCTGGCTGGGGCGCGACCCGATCGATGAAAAGCTCAAGCGTAATCTGCTGAGAGAACGTTGATAGGAAGATATTTCCGACCGGCACCCGTCTTCCGCTGACGGTTACGGAGCTGCGACAGCGAGGATCAAACGTATGCGGGAAGAGGAGCCGCACCGGCAATGAACAACACCGCTGAAGGGCAGGATATTCTCCGGGAACTTTGCGTCGGGCAGCCGTTGGCCGTGCTGGCCACCGACGCCGGAGGTGAACCGTACACCAGTCTGGTGGCGGTCGCCGTCACCCCGGACCTGCGCCGGCTGTATTTCGCCACACTCCGAGCCACCCGTAAATGGGCCAATTTGTCCGGGAACCCTCACGTCTCCCTGCTGATGGACAACCGCGGTAAACAGGTGACCGATTTCAGCCGGGCGGCCGCCGCTACGATCATCGGCCTGGCCGAGGAATTGCGTGGAACCGAATTGGAGACCGGACTGGCCATATTCCTTGGGCGCCATCCGCATCTGAACGAGTTCACCGCGTCGCCGGCTTGCGCCCTGTTCCGGGTACGGATAGCGAGCATCTACCTGGTCACCCGTTTTCAGAACGTCACGGAATTCCATTTTTCTCCATGAACCATCCGTCCACACACGTCATCGACCTGGCGGTAGGGGTGGATGGCTACCTGGGCGTCATCACCGCGGCAGAGGGAGAAACAGCATGACAACCGTTTTTCTGATAACGGCAGCGGCCATTCTGCTCTACATGACCGGTTGGTTCATCGCCGCACAAGTTCGTGGTCGCAACGATATCGCCGATGTGGCCTGGGGTTTGGGGTTCATTCTGGCGGCAGGCGTATCACTGGTCGTCGCGGGTGTCTATCCGCCGCGGGGTCTGCTGGTCTCGGCGCTGGTGCTGGTCTGGGGGATCCGGCTGGCAGCCCACATTCACAGCCGCGACCGGGGTAAGGGTGAAGATAAGCGCTACCGGAAGTGGCGCGAGGAGTGGGGCAAGTGGTTCGTGCTCCGCTCATTCCTGCAGGTCTTTATGCTCCAGGGCGTACTGCTAGTGATGGTGGCCCTGCCGGTGATCTTCGTCAACCAGGCGCCGCCGGTGCCCCTGGGGTGGTTCGATCTGCTTGGCCTGGCGATCTGGCTGACCGGGTTCACTTTTGAGACCGTGGGTGACCGGCAATTGCTGAACTTTATCCGCGACCCGGCCAACAAAGGAAAATTGATGACTTCGGGTCTATGGCGTTACACCCGACACCCCAACTACTTCGGCGAGGTGACTCTCTGGTGGGGGATCTGGCTGATGACCCTGGCTCTGCCGGGGGGCTGGCTGACGATCATTGGCCCGATCACCATCACCTTCCTGATTCTGCAAGTCTCCGGCATCCCCATGCTGGAAAAACACTACGAAGATCGCGCCGATTTTCAGGAGTACAAGCGCCGCACCAGCGCCTTCTTTCCGCTGCCCCCTAAAGGAGGGATCTGACATGCCGCACGTCTTCAAGGTCTACTTGCTCTGCCTGCCTTTCACCCTGCTGTTGGATTACCTCTGGCTGGCCAAGCTGATGCAGGGCTTTTATCTCAAAGAGCTCGGCCCCTACGCCCGGGTCCGGGGCACCACCATTATCCCGGTTTATTGGGCCGCCGCCATCGTCTACCTGCTGCTGCCGCTGGGGATTGTGCTCTTCGCGCTGCCGCAGGTCGATCCGGAACACCTTGCGGCCTCTTCCCTGGCCTGGGGCGCCCTGTTCGGCCTGGTCGTCTACGGGGTCTACGACATGACCAATATGGCCACGCTGGAGCGCTGGCCGGTTCGGATGGTCTGGGTCGATATCTGCTGGGGCGGCTTCCTCTGTGGGGCAACAACCTGGTTCGCAGCGCTGGCATCGCTGTGGCTACAGTGACCACCGCGAGGATATACCCATGAAGATCGCGATTATCGGCGGTGGCATTTCCGGTTTGACCACGGCGCATCTGCTGTGCGGCGAACACGACATCACCCTGTTCGAGGCCAATGATTATCCGGGGGGCCACACCAACACGCTGGATGTGTCCCATGCCGGCACCCGCTACGCGGTGGACACCGGTTTCATCGTCTTCAACGAGCGCACCTACCCCAACTTTATCCAGTTGCTGGAGCGTCTCCGTGTCCCGTCGCAGCCGAGCGTGATGAGCTTCTCCGTTGTTTGCGAAACGACCGGGCTGCAATACCGCGCGAGCAACCTGGACAGTTTTTTCGCCCAGCGCAAGAACCTGCTCAGCCTGTCCTTCTGGCGGATGTTGCTGGAGATATTCCGCTTCAACCGCTCTTCGGCGGAATTGTACGGCAGCAGCGACCTGAGTCTGACGCTGGGGGACTACCTCCGCAGCAACGGCTATTCTCCCTTGTTCATCGAAAAGTTTCTGATCCCCATGGGCGCGGCGGTCTGGTCGGCCGACCCGGCACAATTTTTGGAATTCCCGGCGGCGGCCTTCGTGCAGTTCTTCACCAATCACGGCATGCTCAATATTGTCGATCAGCCCACTTGGCGCGTCATCAAAGGTGGCTCCCGCCAGTATGTCGAGCCTCTGATCAGTCCCTTCCGCGACCGGATCCGTCTGTCAACTCCAGTGGAACGGGTGCGGCGTTTCGCCGACCGGGTGACGATTACCCCCCCGCGGTGGCGAGCCGGAGACGTTTGACCATGTGGTTCTGGCCTGCCACAGCGACCAGGCGCTGGCGCTGCTGGCGGACCCGACCGATGGGGAACGGGAACTGCTCGGAGCCATCCCCTACCAGAAAAACGATACGGTACTGCATACCGACAGCCGCTTGCTACCGTCCCTTCCCAAGGCCCGCGCCAGCTGGAACTGCCTGCTTCCGCGAACGCAGCAGGGGGGCGTGGTGCTGACCTACTGGATGAACCTGCTGCAGACCCTCAATGCACCGGTCGATTTCTGCGTGACCCTCAACAATCCGGAAGCCATTGATCCAAACGCGATCATTCGCCGTCTGCTCTATCACCATCCGGTCTACTCAGCGGCTGCCTTCGCCGCACAAAAGCGCCGGGACGAGATCAGCGGCGTCAACCGCACCTCCTATTGCGGCGCCTACTGGAGTTGGGGATTTCATGAGGACGGCGTCAAGAGTGCCCTGGCTGTCTGTCAACAGTTCGAAAAGGGACTTTAGCCATGGAAAGCTGCCTGTATACCGGCCAGGTCGGCCATCAACGCCTGTCACCGATCGGTAATGCCTTCCGTTACAGCCTGTTCTTTCTCTATCTCGACCTGGCCGAGTTGGAAACTGTCTTTGCGAACCGCTGGCTCTGGTCGGTGGAGAAATCGAACTGGGCCAGTTTTCGCCGCTCCGATCATTTTCGCCCTGAATCTCTGCCGCTGGACCGTGCGGTGCGCGACGAAGTTGAACGACAGCTGGGGGGGAGGCCGAGGGGGCCTATCCGCCTGCTGACCCATCTGCGCTATCTGGGCTACTGCTTCAACCCGATCAGCATCTATTACTGCTTTGCCGAAGATGGGCAGACTCTGGACGCCTTCCTGATCGAGATCCACAACACCCCCTGGGGGGAAGAGTATCTGCGCGCCTTTGCTGCCCGGACCGATCACCGCGACGGTGACTGGTACCGGTACCGGCTGGACAAGGAGTTTCATGTTTCCCCCTTCATGCCGATGGATATCGTTTATGACTGGCGTTTCACCGCCCCGGGAGAACAATTGGCCGTCCACATGACCAACAATCGCCAGGGGGCCGAGGTTTTCAGCGCCTCGCTGCAGCTGCGACGGCAGCCGCTGACCGGCGGGAATCTGGCCGGCGCCCTGCTGCGCTGGCCGTTCATGACCGCCAAGGTCATCGCCGCAATCTACTGGCAGGCGCTGCGCCTGAAATGGAAGGGGGTGCCCTTTTACACCCATCCGGAACAGCTTGATATCAGGAAAGGACGCTACAGCCGATGAACCGGAACGAACAGACCTGCAGCACCTATCCGCGGAATGGGTCAACGAGGTTCGGCATCATCAATAAGCTGGCCCGGAGCCTGGTGCTGAAGAGCCTGGCGACGATCGAGGAGGGGGGGCTTACCCTGATTGACGGAGGCGAACACCATGAGTTCGGTCGGCAGGGATCCGAGTTGACCGCCACGGTGCGCGTCCAACACCCGGACTTTTACCGGCGGGTGGCTTTCGGCGGAACGATCGCCGCCG
The nucleotide sequence above comes from Desulfuromonas acetexigens. Encoded proteins:
- a CDS encoding chalcone isomerase family protein; translation: MTQPRGMFSHLKPLCHRRGWVFCLLLLALNFMIPAPANALTVENITFADSTIIGGKPVPLRNAALLRYLKVIKAYVAALYLPEGVKAEAVLSDVPKRLELSYLVSIQGPDFDKGAAPVLARNQTSAELSRLQGRLDKLNAAYRDVKPGDRYTLTYLPGRGTELALNGSPLIVIEGADFAAAYFGIWLGRDPIDEKLKRNLLRER
- a CDS encoding pyridoxamine 5'-phosphate oxidase family protein is translated as MNNTAEGQDILRELCVGQPLAVLATDAGGEPYTSLVAVAVTPDLRRLYFATLRATRKWANLSGNPHVSLLMDNRGKQVTDFSRAAAATIIGLAEELRGTELETGLAIFLGRHPHLNEFTASPACALFRVRIASIYLVTRFQNVTEFHFSP
- a CDS encoding DUF1295 domain-containing protein is translated as MTTVFLITAAAILLYMTGWFIAAQVRGRNDIADVAWGLGFILAAGVSLVVAGVYPPRGLLVSALVLVWGIRLAAHIHSRDRGKGEDKRYRKWREEWGKWFVLRSFLQVFMLQGVLLVMVALPVIFVNQAPPVPLGWFDLLGLAIWLTGFTFETVGDRQLLNFIRDPANKGKLMTSGLWRYTRHPNYFGEVTLWWGIWLMTLALPGGWLTIIGPITITFLILQVSGIPMLEKHYEDRADFQEYKRRTSAFFPLPPKGGI
- a CDS encoding DUF2177 family protein, which encodes MLCLPFTLLLDYLWLAKLMQGFYLKELGPYARVRGTTIIPVYWAAAIVYLLLPLGIVLFALPQVDPEHLAASSLAWGALFGLVVYGVYDMTNMATLERWPVRMVWVDICWGGFLCGATTWFAALASLWLQ
- a CDS encoding DUF1365 domain-containing protein, whose protein sequence is MESCLYTGQVGHQRLSPIGNAFRYSLFFLYLDLAELETVFANRWLWSVEKSNWASFRRSDHFRPESLPLDRAVRDEVERQLGGRPRGPIRLLTHLRYLGYCFNPISIYYCFAEDGQTLDAFLIEIHNTPWGEEYLRAFAARTDHRDGDWYRYRLDKEFHVSPFMPMDIVYDWRFTAPGEQLAVHMTNNRQGAEVFSASLQLRRQPLTGGNLAGALLRWPFMTAKVIAAIYWQALRLKWKGVPFYTHPEQLDIRKGRYSR